A genomic stretch from Thermomonospora umbrina includes:
- a CDS encoding PhoH family protein: MTEITHAGRKGRTDGARSQVKIVVPDDHSMVSLLGSRDELLHVIEHAFHSDIHVRGNEITVTGPEDESEMVSRLFAELITLLKGGAQLTPDAVERSLAMLRAETEESPAEVLNLDILSGRGRTIRPKTLNQKRYVDAIDKHTVVFGIGPAGTGKTYLAMAKAVKALQDKKVNRIILTRPAVEAGERLGFLPGTLYEKIDPYLRPLYDALHDMVDPDSIPRLMSAGTIEVAPLAYMRGRTLNDSFIILDEAQNTSPEQMKMFLTRLGFGSKVVVTGDVTQVDLPGGQLSGLRVVQGILEGINDIHFCRLTSNDVVRHKLVTQIVDAYDRFDSQAPAEAKQVRNGRKRGR, translated from the coding sequence ATGACGGAAATCACTCATGCGGGGCGCAAGGGCCGCACCGACGGCGCGCGCTCCCAGGTCAAGATCGTGGTGCCGGACGACCACTCCATGGTGAGCCTGCTGGGCTCCCGTGACGAGTTGCTGCACGTCATCGAGCACGCCTTCCACAGCGACATCCACGTCCGGGGCAACGAGATCACGGTGACCGGCCCCGAGGACGAGAGCGAGATGGTCTCCCGGCTGTTCGCCGAGCTGATCACCCTGCTCAAGGGCGGCGCCCAGCTCACCCCGGACGCGGTGGAGCGCAGCCTGGCCATGCTGCGGGCCGAGACCGAGGAGAGCCCGGCCGAGGTCCTCAACCTGGACATCCTGTCCGGTCGCGGCCGGACGATCCGCCCCAAGACCCTCAACCAGAAGCGCTACGTCGACGCCATCGACAAGCACACCGTCGTGTTCGGGATCGGCCCCGCCGGCACCGGCAAGACGTACCTGGCCATGGCCAAGGCGGTCAAGGCGCTCCAGGACAAGAAGGTCAACCGGATCATCCTCACCCGCCCCGCCGTGGAGGCGGGCGAGCGGCTGGGCTTCCTGCCGGGAACGCTCTACGAGAAGATCGACCCCTACCTGCGGCCGCTGTACGACGCGCTGCACGACATGGTCGACCCCGACTCGATCCCCCGGCTGATGAGCGCGGGCACCATCGAGGTGGCGCCGCTGGCCTACATGCGCGGCCGCACGCTCAACGACTCCTTCATCATCCTGGACGAGGCGCAGAACACCTCGCCGGAGCAGATGAAGATGTTCCTGACCCGACTGGGCTTCGGCTCCAAGGTGGTCGTCACCGGTGACGTCACCCAGGTGGACCTGCCCGGCGGCCAACTGAGCGGGCTGCGGGTCGTCCAGGGCATCCTGGAGGGCATCAACGACATCCACTTCTGCCGGCTGACCAGCAACGACGTCGTACGCCACAAGCTGGTCACGCAGATCGTGGACGCCTACGACCGCTTCGACAGCCAGGCGCCGGCCGAGGCGAAGCAGGTCCGCAACGGCCGCAAGCGGGGGCGCTAG
- the ybeY gene encoding rRNA maturation RNase YbeY, with the protein MSIEVLNESGVPVDERLLAGLARHVLDGMRVHPLAELSLLLVDEPAMSELHEKWMGEPGPTDVLAFPMDELRPGHQTGGADDDGPDPALLGDVVLCPAVAERQGREAGHGTAAELELLCAHGILHLLGYDHAEPEEHKEMFGLQAELLTSWRDKRPRR; encoded by the coding sequence ATGAGCATCGAGGTCCTCAACGAGTCGGGCGTCCCCGTCGACGAACGGCTGCTGGCGGGCCTGGCCCGCCACGTCCTGGACGGCATGCGGGTGCATCCGCTGGCGGAGCTGTCGCTGCTGCTGGTGGACGAGCCCGCGATGAGCGAGCTGCACGAGAAGTGGATGGGCGAGCCCGGCCCCACCGACGTGCTGGCCTTCCCGATGGACGAGCTGCGGCCCGGCCACCAGACCGGCGGCGCCGACGACGACGGTCCCGACCCGGCCCTGCTGGGCGACGTGGTCCTGTGCCCCGCCGTGGCCGAGCGCCAGGGTCGCGAGGCGGGGCACGGCACCGCCGCCGAGCTGGAGCTGCTGTGCGCGCACGGCATCCTGCACCTGCTGGGGTACGACCACGCCGAGCCCGAGGAGCACAAGGAGATGTTCGGCCTCCAGGCGGAGCTGCTGACCTCCTGGCGGGACAAGCGCCCCCGGCGATGA
- a CDS encoding hemolysin family protein: MNTAYGWLVGMAAGLVVAAGLLASVEAALATVSRVRVEELSRQGRRGSAVLAEVVADPARYLNLVLLLRISCELAATVIVADLCISWLEESPPAYVVAAVIMIVVIYVVVGVGPRTLGRQHADRIALAGAGVLHPITRVLGPLPRLLILLGNALTPGKGFREGPFASEAELRDLVDLAEQRSLIEPDEREMIHSVFELGDTLVREVMVPRTDIVFIERDKTLRQALSLALRSGFSRIPVVGENEDDVVGIAYLKDIIRRSHEHRDSESVELVESVMRPATYVPDSKPIDELLREMQARQIHLAVVIDEYGGTAGLVTIEDILEEIVGEIADEYDVESPRVEWLPDGAARVTARLPADELGDLFDVEIEVEEVDTVGGLLAYALGRVPIAGSTVTVEGLELTAESLAGRRNRIGTVLVRRGAAHGPAEGDGRPAAGERAER, from the coding sequence ATGAACACGGCGTACGGATGGCTGGTGGGCATGGCGGCCGGGCTGGTCGTCGCGGCCGGGCTGCTGGCCAGCGTGGAGGCCGCGCTGGCCACCGTGTCCAGGGTGCGGGTCGAGGAGCTGAGCCGGCAGGGCAGGCGCGGGTCCGCGGTGCTCGCCGAGGTGGTCGCCGACCCCGCCCGGTACCTGAACCTGGTGCTGCTGCTGAGGATCAGTTGCGAGCTGGCCGCGACCGTGATCGTCGCCGACCTGTGCATCTCCTGGCTGGAGGAGAGCCCGCCGGCCTATGTGGTGGCCGCGGTGATCATGATCGTGGTGATCTACGTGGTGGTCGGGGTGGGTCCGCGCACGCTGGGCCGCCAGCACGCCGACCGGATCGCGCTGGCCGGGGCCGGGGTGCTGCATCCGATCACCCGGGTGCTGGGGCCGCTGCCCCGACTGCTGATCCTGCTGGGCAACGCGCTGACCCCGGGCAAGGGCTTCCGCGAGGGGCCGTTCGCCTCCGAGGCCGAGCTGCGCGACCTGGTGGACCTGGCCGAGCAGCGCAGCCTGATCGAGCCGGACGAGCGCGAGATGATCCACTCGGTGTTCGAGCTGGGCGACACCCTGGTCCGCGAGGTCATGGTGCCCCGCACCGACATCGTGTTCATCGAGCGGGACAAGACCCTGCGGCAGGCGCTGTCCCTGGCGCTGCGCAGCGGCTTCTCGCGGATCCCCGTGGTGGGCGAGAACGAGGACGACGTGGTGGGCATCGCCTACCTCAAGGACATCATCCGGCGCAGCCACGAGCACCGCGACAGCGAGTCGGTGGAGCTGGTGGAGTCGGTGATGCGCCCGGCGACCTACGTCCCCGACAGCAAGCCCATCGACGAGCTGCTGCGCGAGATGCAGGCCCGGCAGATCCACCTGGCCGTCGTGATCGACGAGTACGGCGGCACCGCCGGTCTGGTCACCATCGAGGACATCCTGGAGGAGATCGTCGGGGAGATCGCCGACGAGTACGACGTCGAGTCGCCCCGGGTGGAGTGGCTGCCCGACGGGGCCGCCCGGGTGACCGCCCGCCTGCCCGCCGACGAGCTCGGCGACCTGTTCGACGTGGAGATCGAGGTCGAGGAGGTCGACACGGTCGGCGGGCTGCTGGCGTACGCGCTGGGCCGGGTGCCGATCGCGGGCTCGACCGTCACCGTCGAGGGACTGGAGCTGACCGCCGAGAGCCTCGCCGGCCGCCGCAACCGGATCGGCACCGTGCTGGTGCGGCGCGGCGCGGCCCACGGCCCCGCGGAGGGCGACGGCCGGCCCGCCGCCGGGGAACGGGCGGAGCGCTGA
- a CDS encoding cytidine deaminase — translation MSEISPEDTKIITLARSSRARTGAAEGAAVRDETGRTYAATSVDLPSLKLSALQVAVAMAVSSGAEDLEAAALVTAGERARDADVAAVRELGASAPILLAGPDGSLRATLAP, via the coding sequence GTGAGCGAGATCAGCCCCGAGGACACGAAGATCATCACCCTGGCCAGGTCGTCCCGTGCCCGGACCGGCGCCGCCGAGGGCGCGGCCGTCCGCGACGAGACCGGTCGCACCTACGCGGCGACCAGCGTGGACCTGCCCTCGCTGAAGCTGTCGGCGCTGCAGGTGGCCGTGGCCATGGCGGTGTCGAGCGGCGCCGAGGACCTGGAGGCCGCCGCCCTGGTCACCGCGGGCGAGCGCGCCCGGGACGCCGACGTCGCCGCCGTCCGCGAGCTGGGCGCGTCCGCGCCGATCCTGCTGGCCGGCCCCGACGGGTCGCTGCGGGCCACCCTGGCCCCTTGA
- the era gene encoding GTPase Era, whose amino-acid sequence MTSPQTTTRDTAGGFRSGFACFIGRPNVGKSTLMNALVGTKVAITSSRPQTTRRAIRGIVHRPDAQLIVVDTPGLHKPRTLLGERLDSLVRSTLTEVDAIGFCVPADEKVGPGDRFIARELEGLKGTPVVAIVTKTDAADRREVAEQLMRVEQLGDFADIVPVSAVDGFQVGLVGDLLISHLPEGMPLYPEGDLTDEPEHVLVAELIREAALEGVRDELPHSIAVVVDEMQPREGRDDLVEVYAHLFVERPSQKAIVIGAKGSRLREVGTAARRQIEALLGVKIYLDLRISVAKDWQRDPKQLRRLGFDG is encoded by the coding sequence GTGACATCGCCGCAGACCACGACCAGAGACACCGCCGGGGGCTTCCGTTCCGGGTTCGCCTGCTTCATCGGACGCCCCAACGTGGGCAAGTCGACCCTGATGAACGCCCTGGTCGGCACCAAGGTGGCGATCACCAGCAGCCGGCCGCAGACCACCCGACGGGCCATCCGCGGCATCGTCCACCGTCCGGACGCCCAACTGATCGTCGTGGACACCCCGGGCCTGCACAAGCCGCGGACCCTCCTGGGGGAGCGGCTGGACAGCCTGGTCCGCTCCACCCTCACCGAGGTGGACGCGATCGGGTTCTGCGTTCCCGCCGACGAGAAGGTGGGTCCCGGTGACCGGTTCATCGCCCGTGAGCTGGAGGGCCTCAAGGGCACCCCGGTGGTGGCCATCGTCACCAAGACCGACGCGGCCGACCGCCGGGAGGTCGCCGAGCAGCTCATGCGGGTGGAGCAGCTCGGCGACTTCGCCGACATCGTGCCGGTCTCGGCGGTGGACGGCTTCCAGGTCGGCCTGGTCGGCGACCTGTTGATCTCCCATCTCCCGGAGGGCATGCCGCTCTATCCGGAGGGCGACCTCACCGACGAGCCCGAGCACGTGCTGGTGGCCGAGCTGATCCGGGAGGCGGCGCTGGAGGGTGTCCGCGACGAGCTGCCGCACTCGATCGCCGTGGTGGTCGACGAGATGCAGCCGCGCGAGGGCCGCGACGACCTGGTCGAGGTGTACGCGCACCTGTTCGTCGAACGGCCCAGCCAGAAGGCCATCGTGATCGGCGCCAAGGGTTCCCGGCTCCGCGAGGTCGGCACCGCCGCCCGCCGCCAGATCGAGGCGCTGCTGGGTGTCAAGATCTACCTCGACCTGCGGATCAGCGTCGCCAAGGACTGGCAGCGCGACCCCAAGCAACTGCGCCGCCTGGGTTTCGACGGCTGA